DNA sequence from the Candidatus Omnitrophota bacterium genome:
AAATCCAAGTAGTTAAAGAAATTGCAATTAAAGTACAAACAGAGCTTGCCGTCCCAAACCAACCAAGTAATGTCCCACCTTTCCCCCAATCGCCGCCATAAACATAATAGACAATAACATAGAGCGTGAAGGCGGAAGCAAGCATGAATCCGTTAAAAATCAGGAATGTTACCGCGATAAGCTTAACAAAAGGAAGGCATTTTAAAGACGTTGCACAATTAGTCAAAAGGTTTTTTATAACTTTAAAATAACCCTTTCCCTTTTCTTCTGGCCTCGGCAAGTTAGCGAAGAGTTCTCTGTTAAAAACTGCCGGGAGTATGCCACCGACCACAATAAAAACACCGACCATGATTGCGATTGAACGCGCTCCATCAACAATATCAGTAAACATAGTCTTATTGTTCATAAACTTAAAGAACCAGGGCGCGACAAGCCAGGCAATTTGAGCGATAAAGTTGCTAAACCCTTGTATCCGGGTCCGTTCATGATAATCAGGCGTCATTTCATACCCGAGCGCAATCCACGGGATGGAATAACAAGCAAAGGAAATAACAAAGAAACATTGGATTATTAAAAAATACCAGAAATAGAAACCTTGGGTATGCCCTTTATATAACTGAAACATAAGTGCGAATAAAACGCCGGAAAAAATTGCACCAAAAAATATCCAAGGTTTACGACGTCCCCATCTGGTCCGGGTATTATCTGAGCTATAACCGATAAGGGGATCTGAAAAAGCATCTATGAGACGCGGAATTGCTCCGATGAGGCCAACTAAAGCAGGATTCATACCTAATCCAAGGTTTAAAACAATAACCAAGGAGCCAATCGCAGCAGCCTGCATTTGATTGACGAGTGACCCTATGCCGTATACTACTTTTTGAAAAAAAGGAATGCGGTCTTTCTGAGCTGTAACATGGTGCTCTGGCTTAACATTTGTTTGTCCCATTAATATAGCTCCTCTCTATACGACGGTTACCTAAATAATGACATTTAGCTGTAAAGTATACCAGATATATAAAACATAAGCAATGTTTTTCGCCCCATACCTACTATCCACCTACTGTCACAGAAGTTACTCCCTTGACAATATACTTCTGCATAAACAAGTAAAGTATAATTATAGGCAAGGCTGTTATAGTCAGCCCGGCCATTAGAAGCGGGTAATTAGTTAGAAATTCACCGCGAAACATCATTAGCGCCCGCTGAAGAGGCATAAGGCTCTTACTATCAAATATTATCAGCGCCAAAACATATTCATTCCAGACATTAAGAGCATTAAAAACAACTACTACCGCAAGTGCGGGTTTAGCAAGGGGCAATGCCACATGCCACCATATCCCTAACTTTGAGCAGCCATCAATACGCGCTGCATCTTCAAGCTCTTTTGGCATTTTATCAAAAAAAGTTTTCAGCAAAAATATGCTTGTAGAAAGCCCGACGCTAATCATGCATAGGATATATCCTAACGGTGTATTACGCAGATGCAATTTATTCAATAAGACGTATAAAGCCACGAAGCTTCCGGGTATAGGAATCATCATCGCCGCCATAAAAATGATAAAGATAACATTCCTTCCGGGAAACTTAAGGCGCGAAAATGCGTACGCAGCCAACGAGGAAATAATCACTATCCCGAATACCACAGCAGCTGTGTAAAAGATACTGTTTAGAAAGTAACGCCCAAAATCACCTTGCGTAAAAGCAAGATAATAATTTTCAAAGTGAAATTTACTTGGGATTAGCGAAAGGTCGCTAAAGATGGTCTCTTGTGTCTTAAAACTTGAAGCCACCATCCATAAAAGAGGATAAATACAAGTTGCTGCCACTGTCAAAAGAAACAAGTGGATAAGTATATTGATGGTAGATTTCTTAGTTTTATAATATATGCTCATAAGCCTTTTAAGCCAAATTGCGCGCCCTCTTGGAAAACGTGTATTGGATAAACGAAATCACAACAAGGATAACTCCTAAATTAATCCCCAAAGCACAGCCATAGCCAAAGCGCGATGAATCACGCATAACAGCCAATATTCTTAAGACAGGAACTGATGTATGCCCGGCAAATTCTCCACCCACAAGCCCTAAGATCAATGCAAACGACTGCATACACCCTAAAACTGTGAGTATCCCGACTAACACAATAACGGGCATCATCAAAGGAACTGTAACCTTGCGGAAACTCTGCCAGCAGTTAGCACCATCAACACGCGCCGCCTCGTAAAGCTCTTTAGGGATTGTCTGTAGCCCAGCTAAAAATATTAAAAATCCCCAGCCAAAACCTTTCCATGAATGCACGAGCGCTACTGTCGTAAGCACAGTCTTCGGGTTAGATAACCAGTTATGCGCCAAACCTGATAATCCGATACTAGACAACATACGGTTTATCATATTTGCCCCATCAATATCATTGATAATAAACCGGCAAACCATACCTACAACTATTTCAGAAAGAACCGGCGGGATAAAAAATATCACCCGATAGAAATTCTTCAATCTAATTTCTCTATCGCAAGCTAATGCCAAAAGAAATGCTAAGGCATTCTGGAATGTTAAAGCAATCAATGTGATGTACCCTGCATTCCACATCGCCTGCGACCAGCTTGGGTCTTGTGTTAAGATTTCTTTAAAATTACCCAGCCCCACGTAGGCAGCATCTTTTAACGGCACAATCCCATCCCAATCAAAGAACCCTAACTGAAAAACCCAAATAAAGGGAATGATATAGAAAACCAAAAAAATTAAAACAGCTGGAAGAACAAATAAGTAATTTTCTAATGTTGATTTTAGTTTCATTGAACTTGTGTTCTTGTGCCTTATTACTTCTTTTTCTTCGCCAACTCCCGCTCTTTTATTCTTTGAACCTCTGTTGCAACCTGCTCGGGAGTTTTTTCGCCGATGATTATTGACTGAATGCCTTTATCCCAAGCCTCAATTACCACAGGAAACTCCGAAACACCCCAGACATTCGGATGGGTTGCATATTCCATATCATCCGCAAACTGAGCTAAAATAGGAGGAATACTATCTAAACAATCCTTATTCGCAGGCAGATTATTAGTCTTTTTTGCCAGATACGCCTGTTGCTCCTTATCAGTAAGCCATTTTAAAAATTTTATTGCCTCCTCTTTATTCTCCGA
Encoded proteins:
- a CDS encoding sugar ABC transporter permease, with translation MKLKSTLENYLFVLPAVLIFLVFYIIPFIWVFQLGFFDWDGIVPLKDAAYVGLGNFKEILTQDPSWSQAMWNAGYITLIALTFQNALAFLLALACDREIRLKNFYRVIFFIPPVLSEIVVGMVCRFIINDIDGANMINRMLSSIGLSGLAHNWLSNPKTVLTTVALVHSWKGFGWGFLIFLAGLQTIPKELYEAARVDGANCWQSFRKVTVPLMMPVIVLVGILTVLGCMQSFALILGLVGGEFAGHTSVPVLRILAVMRDSSRFGYGCALGINLGVILVVISFIQYTFSKRARNLA
- a CDS encoding MFS transporter, with product MGQTNVKPEHHVTAQKDRIPFFQKVVYGIGSLVNQMQAAAIGSLVIVLNLGLGMNPALVGLIGAIPRLIDAFSDPLIGYSSDNTRTRWGRRKPWIFFGAIFSGVLFALMFQLYKGHTQGFYFWYFLIIQCFFVISFACYSIPWIALGYEMTPDYHERTRIQGFSNFIAQIAWLVAPWFFKFMNNKTMFTDIVDGARSIAIMVGVFIVVGGILPAVFNRELFANLPRPEEKGKGYFKVIKNLLTNCATSLKCLPFVKLIAVTFLIFNGFMLASAFTLYVIVYYVYGGDWGKGGTLLGWFGTASSVCTLIAISLTTWI
- a CDS encoding carbohydrate ABC transporter permease, with the protein product MSIYYKTKKSTINILIHLFLLTVAATCIYPLLWMVASSFKTQETIFSDLSLIPSKFHFENYYLAFTQGDFGRYFLNSIFYTAAVVFGIVIISSLAAYAFSRLKFPGRNVIFIIFMAAMMIPIPGSFVALYVLLNKLHLRNTPLGYILCMISVGLSTSIFLLKTFFDKMPKELEDAARIDGCSKLGIWWHVALPLAKPALAVVVVFNALNVWNEYVLALIIFDSKSLMPLQRALMMFRGEFLTNYPLLMAGLTITALPIIILYLFMQKYIVKGVTSVTVGG